In one window of Rhizobium oryzihabitans DNA:
- the aspS gene encoding aspartate--tRNA ligase encodes MHRYRSHTCAALRKSDVGETVRLSGWVHRVRDHGGVLFIDLRDHYGITQVVADPDSPAFKIAETVRGEWVIRIDGLVKARSEDTVNKGMATGEIELYAQEIEVLGVAKELPLPIFGEPEYPEDVRLKYRFLDLRRETLHKNIVKRTQIISAMRTGMGEMGFAEYTTPILTASSPEGARDFLVPSRIHEGKFFALPQAPQQYKQLLMVAGFDRYFQIAPCFRDEDPRADRLPGEFYQLDVEMSFVTQEDVWTTMEPMMTAVFEKFAEGKPVTKQWPRIPYDEAIRKYGSDKPDLRNPIVMEAVTEHFDGSGFKVFANMIASNPKVQVWAIPAKTGGSRAFCDRMNAWAQSQGQPGLGYIFWKEEDGKVGGSGPLAKNIGEERTEALRQQLGLEAGDACFFVAGDPAKFYKFAGEARTRAADELNLIDRDRFEMCWIVDFPFFEYNEEEKKIDFAHNPFSMPQGGLEALEGDDPLSIKAFQYDAVCNGFEIASGSIRNQSPELMVKAFEKVGLSQSDVEERFGGLYRAFQYGAPPHGGCAFGIDRVVMLLVGAKNLREITLFPMNQQAQDLLMNAPSPATPTQLRELALRVVPSKKD; translated from the coding sequence ATGCATCGTTACCGCAGCCACACCTGTGCCGCTCTCCGCAAGTCCGACGTTGGCGAAACCGTTCGCCTTTCCGGTTGGGTTCACCGCGTGCGAGATCATGGCGGCGTTCTCTTCATCGACCTTCGCGACCATTATGGCATCACGCAGGTTGTGGCCGATCCGGATAGCCCGGCCTTCAAGATTGCCGAAACGGTGCGTGGCGAATGGGTCATCCGCATCGACGGTCTGGTCAAGGCGCGCTCGGAGGACACCGTCAACAAGGGCATGGCGACCGGCGAGATCGAGCTTTACGCACAGGAAATCGAGGTTCTGGGCGTTGCCAAGGAACTGCCGCTGCCGATCTTCGGCGAGCCTGAGTACCCTGAAGACGTTCGCCTGAAGTACCGCTTCCTCGATCTTCGCCGCGAAACGCTGCACAAGAACATCGTCAAGCGCACGCAGATCATCTCCGCCATGCGCACCGGCATGGGCGAGATGGGCTTTGCCGAATATACGACGCCGATCCTCACCGCCTCTTCGCCGGAAGGCGCGCGCGACTTCCTCGTGCCCTCGCGTATTCATGAAGGCAAGTTCTTCGCGCTGCCGCAGGCGCCGCAGCAGTACAAGCAGCTTCTGATGGTGGCCGGTTTCGACCGTTATTTCCAGATCGCGCCGTGCTTCCGTGATGAAGATCCGCGCGCTGACCGCCTGCCGGGCGAATTCTATCAGCTCGACGTCGAAATGAGCTTCGTGACCCAGGAAGACGTCTGGACCACGATGGAGCCGATGATGACGGCCGTGTTCGAGAAGTTCGCCGAAGGCAAACCTGTCACCAAGCAGTGGCCGCGCATTCCCTATGACGAAGCGATCCGCAAATATGGTTCCGACAAGCCGGACCTGCGCAACCCGATCGTCATGGAAGCCGTGACCGAACATTTCGACGGTTCGGGCTTCAAGGTCTTCGCCAACATGATCGCTTCCAACCCCAAGGTTCAGGTCTGGGCGATCCCGGCCAAGACCGGTGGTTCGCGCGCTTTCTGCGATCGCATGAACGCCTGGGCGCAGAGCCAGGGCCAGCCGGGCCTCGGCTACATCTTCTGGAAGGAAGAGGACGGCAAGGTCGGCGGTTCCGGTCCGCTCGCCAAGAACATCGGCGAAGAACGCACCGAGGCGCTGCGCCAGCAGCTCGGCCTCGAGGCGGGCGACGCCTGCTTCTTCGTTGCCGGTGATCCCGCGAAGTTCTACAAGTTCGCCGGTGAGGCGCGCACCCGTGCCGCCGACGAGCTGAACCTGATCGATCGCGACCGTTTCGAAATGTGCTGGATCGTCGATTTCCCCTTCTTCGAATATAACGAGGAAGAAAAGAAGATCGACTTTGCCCACAACCCCTTCTCCATGCCGCAGGGCGGTCTGGAAGCGCTGGAAGGCGACGATCCGCTTTCCATCAAGGCCTTCCAGTATGACGCGGTCTGCAACGGCTTCGAAATCGCCTCCGGCTCGATCCGTAACCAGTCGCCGGAACTGATGGTCAAGGCCTTCGAAAAGGTTGGTCTGTCGCAGAGCGACGTGGAAGAGCGCTTCGGCGGCCTTTACCGCGCCTTCCAGTACGGCGCGCCTCCGCATGGCGGTTGCGCTTTCGGTATCGACCGTGTGGTCATGCTTCTGGTTGGCGCCAAGAACCTGCGCGAAATCACCCTGTTCCCGATGAACCAGCAGGCGCAGGACCTCCTGATGAACGCGCCGTCGCCGGCAACGCCGACGCAGCTTCGTGAACTGGCGCTGCGCGTCGTTCCGTCCAAGAAGGACTGA
- a CDS encoding MFS transporter — protein MSQIRPLIPLLVTAGILIGGNGLQGTYIALRGLSEGFSASTIGLISAAYSLGFALGCISVTRLLRKIGHIRTFATMAAVASAASIAMPLITHPLFWLAMRFVIGIAVACLFAAIESWINAQVTNSNRARTLSIYRFVDLGSVTLAQYIIPVAGIDGPIVFSLIAMALTLSLVPISIADKSNPAPPKQIPFNLFAVWRISPLAVVGCVAVGLSMAAFRNIGPIYAEQIGLSVTAIATFMSAGIIGGVVLQYPLGVYSDRYDRRIIILATTAGSVIVGLFLALFAGTDEWSNIIGVFIFGAFALPLYSLSSAHGNDHAKEGEHAMVSAGLLFFWSVGATVGPLLASVLIDQFGPKALFSYTAAIQIVFIAYTIYRLQVREGVPVEERNWRFRSLLRTSAYFQKLAAPPPPKKDGQEPNPPQKNDP, from the coding sequence ATGAGCCAGATCAGACCTCTTATCCCGCTTCTCGTCACCGCCGGCATTCTGATCGGCGGCAACGGCCTGCAGGGAACCTATATCGCGCTGCGCGGCCTGTCCGAAGGATTTTCGGCCAGCACCATCGGCCTCATCAGCGCCGCCTACAGCCTCGGCTTCGCGCTTGGCTGCATTTCGGTGACGCGCCTGCTGCGCAAGATCGGCCACATCCGCACCTTTGCCACCATGGCGGCCGTTGCATCCGCCGCATCGATCGCCATGCCGCTCATCACCCATCCGCTCTTCTGGCTGGCGATGCGTTTTGTGATCGGCATAGCAGTCGCCTGTCTTTTCGCCGCGATCGAAAGCTGGATCAACGCGCAGGTGACGAATTCCAATCGTGCCCGCACGCTTTCCATCTATCGTTTCGTCGATCTCGGCTCCGTGACGCTCGCCCAATATATCATTCCCGTCGCCGGCATCGACGGGCCCATCGTATTCTCGCTGATCGCCATGGCGCTGACGCTGTCGCTGGTGCCGATCTCGATTGCCGACAAATCCAACCCCGCGCCGCCGAAACAGATACCCTTCAATCTTTTCGCGGTCTGGCGCATCTCGCCGCTTGCCGTCGTCGGTTGCGTGGCTGTCGGTCTCAGCATGGCGGCGTTTCGCAATATCGGCCCGATCTATGCCGAGCAGATCGGCCTTTCCGTCACCGCCATCGCCACCTTCATGAGCGCCGGCATCATCGGCGGCGTGGTGCTGCAATATCCGCTCGGCGTCTATTCCGACCGCTACGACCGGCGCATCATCATTCTCGCCACCACGGCAGGCTCGGTGATCGTCGGTCTGTTTCTCGCCCTCTTCGCCGGCACGGATGAGTGGAGCAACATTATCGGCGTCTTCATCTTTGGCGCCTTCGCCCTACCGCTCTATTCGTTGAGTTCCGCTCACGGCAACGACCATGCCAAGGAGGGCGAACATGCGATGGTGTCCGCCGGGCTTTTGTTCTTCTGGTCGGTGGGCGCAACCGTCGGGCCGCTGCTCGCCTCCGTCCTGATCGACCAGTTCGGCCCGAAAGCGCTGTTCAGTTACACGGCCGCGATCCAGATCGTTTTCATCGCCTATACCATCTACCGGCTGCAGGTGCGGGAAGGTGTTCCGGTGGAGGAAAGAAACTGGCGGTTCCGCTCGCTCTTGCGCACATCCGCCTATTTCCAGAAGCTCGCCGCGCCCCCGCCGCCCAAAAAGGACGGACAGGAGCCAAATCCGCCCCAGAAAAACGATCCATGA